The following are encoded together in the Burkholderiaceae bacterium DAT-1 genome:
- a CDS encoding MBL fold metallo-hydrolase, whose amino-acid sequence MSPNRISGSRVMYLLSGLLMSGIGLLVSTFSADGETVRNPRPPHHGLDGFRNIYGTPRPHQGLWPYLRMRLFEERFPSPAVGSGPHPVEPDLACIERPTSDLQLTWIGHASALVQISGRNILTDPVFADRASPVRLFGNKRYSPPGLKRSELPRIDAVVISHNHYDHLERSTVEYFGNSVQWLVPLGLKAWFASLGVTRVTELDWWEHTDIDGMRFTLTPTQHWSRRGLNDTNQTLWGSWAMTFAGRKVWFGGDTGYSRPLFREIGQRLGPFDLALIPVGGYAPRSFMREKHVDPFEAVQIHRDIGARQSVAIHWGTFVLTSEPVDEPPTLLHAALMAAGLNEQTFRVLQPGETLVPPIGQHLATDASEHPDSGQNPQHRVQPCNAQAAQAATTSIHS is encoded by the coding sequence ATGTCACCGAACCGAATCAGCGGCTCCAGAGTGATGTATCTGCTATCAGGACTGCTGATGAGCGGTATCGGGCTGCTAGTAAGCACCTTTTCTGCTGATGGCGAAACTGTCAGAAATCCGCGCCCCCCCCATCATGGGCTGGATGGGTTCCGCAATATTTACGGTACCCCCAGGCCGCATCAAGGCCTCTGGCCTTACCTGCGCATGCGTTTGTTTGAAGAGCGCTTTCCCTCGCCAGCAGTAGGCAGCGGTCCCCACCCGGTCGAACCCGATCTCGCATGTATTGAACGACCCACTTCGGATCTGCAGCTCACGTGGATCGGCCACGCTTCGGCATTAGTACAGATCAGCGGGCGCAACATCCTCACCGACCCCGTCTTTGCGGATCGAGCCTCGCCAGTCCGTCTGTTCGGCAACAAGCGCTACAGTCCCCCGGGGCTTAAGCGATCCGAGTTACCGCGTATCGATGCAGTGGTTATTTCCCACAATCACTATGACCACCTTGAACGATCCACCGTCGAGTACTTCGGCAACAGTGTCCAGTGGCTCGTTCCCCTGGGACTCAAGGCATGGTTCGCCAGCCTGGGCGTGACCCGCGTCACTGAACTCGACTGGTGGGAACATACCGATATCGATGGCATGCGCTTCACGCTCACCCCAACCCAGCACTGGTCGCGCAGAGGCCTGAACGACACCAACCAGACACTGTGGGGCAGCTGGGCAATGACCTTTGCCGGACGCAAAGTCTGGTTTGGCGGCGATACCGGCTATTCCCGCCCGCTATTCAGAGAAATCGGGCAGCGCCTGGGCCCGTTCGACCTCGCACTGATCCCCGTTGGCGGCTATGCCCCCCGTTCGTTTATGAGGGAAAAACATGTTGATCCCTTTGAAGCCGTACAGATTCATCGCGATATCGGCGCGAGGCAGTCTGTCGCGATTCACTGGGGCACGTTTGTCCTTACCTCCGAACCCGTGGATGAGCCACCAACGCTCCTGCATGCAGCCTTGATGGCAGCAGGGTTGAACGAGCAGACATTTCGCGTTCTACAGCCCGGAGAAACACTGGTGCCCCCCATCGGACAACACCTCGCGACAGACGCATCAGAACACCCGGATTCAGGCCAAAACCCGCAGCACAGGGTTCAGCCATGCAATGCGCAGGCCGCACAAGCCGCGACGACATCTATTCATAGTTGA
- a CDS encoding TetR/AcrR family transcriptional regulator, producing the protein MSTAERKQRELAQRDDMLLEQAQTLLEEVGFANLTLEKLATRTEFSKGTIYNHFTSKEDLLTALCVCGLQKQLDMYLKVLEFPGNPRERIIGLHYAYNLYARRYPTLFMCILSGLAPHVIEKTSVKRMEDRRILEMKVTQVLDRVVQEGFDKGDIRSSLANATAAVTFANWAMCFGSTALLQSARRATSIERLDFRTVLQQNVSIVLDGLQWHPLSSEWDYDDTWARLTAWFSEYEQQIEANEVAEPA; encoded by the coding sequence ATGAGTACTGCAGAACGCAAACAACGTGAACTGGCGCAGCGCGACGATATGCTGCTCGAACAGGCCCAGACGCTGCTTGAAGAAGTCGGCTTCGCCAATCTGACGCTGGAAAAGCTGGCCACGCGTACCGAGTTTTCCAAAGGCACGATTTACAACCACTTCACCAGCAAGGAAGATTTACTGACGGCACTGTGTGTGTGCGGCCTGCAGAAACAGCTCGACATGTATCTGAAGGTACTCGAATTTCCGGGAAACCCGAGAGAACGCATTATCGGCCTTCACTATGCGTACAACCTGTACGCCCGCCGTTATCCAACCTTGTTCATGTGCATTCTGAGCGGACTGGCACCGCATGTCATCGAAAAGACATCCGTCAAGCGCATGGAAGACCGGCGGATACTTGAAATGAAGGTCACTCAGGTACTCGACCGTGTCGTGCAGGAGGGCTTCGATAAGGGCGATATCCGCTCCTCACTTGCCAATGCGACAGCAGCTGTTACCTTCGCCAACTGGGCAATGTGCTTCGGCAGCACGGCCTTGCTGCAATCTGCGCGGCGAGCCACCTCCATCGAACGACTGGATTTCCGAACCGTTCTGCAGCAGAACGTGTCCATCGTACTGGATGGCCTGCAATGGCATCCCTTGTCCAGCGAATGGGACTATGACGATACATGGGCACGCCTGACAGCCTGGTTTTCGGAATATGAGCAGCAGATTGAAGCAAACGAGGTAGCGGAGCCAGCCTGA
- a CDS encoding SDR family NAD(P)-dependent oxidoreductase: protein MKLAGRKVLVTGGTAGIGEALTTALLARGCKVIICGRQQDALDRAGATSGVFPMKCDLSSADEVITLATRIAAEHGDLSLIINNAGVQHEFDIMSTAADRVQFIAELETRVNFLAPVLINKLLIDVLATQESAAIVNVTTPLALSPKKSSPLYCASKAALRSYTKALRYQLAASCPGIRVVEVQPPLVDTAMTRGRGQGKISPHAAAAELLERLEAGQHDIYIGKARWMKHIHRWLPGVAESITKRW, encoded by the coding sequence ATGAAGCTGGCCGGACGAAAAGTATTGGTCACCGGCGGTACGGCCGGCATAGGCGAAGCACTCACCACCGCGCTGCTGGCGCGGGGTTGTAAAGTCATTATTTGCGGCAGACAGCAGGATGCACTCGACCGGGCAGGCGCCACGTCGGGCGTGTTTCCGATGAAGTGCGATCTCTCCTCGGCAGACGAGGTCATCACACTGGCAACCCGTATTGCAGCAGAGCACGGTGATTTATCGCTCATCATCAACAATGCAGGCGTGCAGCACGAGTTTGACATCATGAGTACAGCGGCTGATCGCGTACAGTTCATTGCCGAGCTTGAAACCCGCGTCAATTTCCTGGCACCGGTGCTCATCAACAAACTGCTGATCGACGTACTGGCCACCCAGGAAAGTGCTGCCATCGTCAATGTCACCACGCCACTTGCACTGTCGCCCAAAAAGTCATCCCCGCTGTACTGCGCCAGTAAGGCGGCTTTGCGATCGTACACCAAAGCGCTTCGCTATCAGCTTGCAGCGTCCTGCCCGGGCATTCGCGTCGTCGAAGTTCAGCCACCGCTCGTGGATACCGCCATGACACGTGGCAGGGGACAAGGAAAAATCAGCCCCCATGCAGCCGCAGCCGAACTGCTTGAGCGACTCGAAGCGGGTCAGCACGATATCTACATCGGCAAAGCCAGATGGATGAAGCACATTCATCGCTGGCTGCCAGGTGTGGCCGAAAGCATCACGAAACGATGGTAA
- a CDS encoding NAD(P)-binding protein translates to MNTLASPESSLPYFDAIIVGAGLGGLSTGLHLKKRGMRVALLEQASRVGGLCGTCQFEGREYVIACNDFGKAMPEWLASVGVRQTFTRHSTHIHYEGRRFSLPPDLRSIIHLLPHGADLIRYAKGQKASRASGFSLYPTVGALVNATVRHPMVADILKIPAYLMGVSPDTLRLDSLDDEFRFAYGYTQPTTPDGGPQAMADAMAECVRETGEIFLGTRYLAHQAESDGIKLVNTDRGQFRCRHLIDATARESAIAPDARRGLPLAMFWLAVDRQYNWPRGVHTNIHYPAGVSSWFGALERGELPPTFGFHVFKSDLATQGDCNTLNVYFYLPKGQEHPDADLQSKVHRYVFSRIESMLPGLNRAIVEQHFISPTRFTTLHGMSSRVLPVITAAGEPKPDNYDADRDIWYAGAASFPPGDHGSAAVLSGKIVADRIAGASADKRARSHTEGVPA, encoded by the coding sequence ATGAACACCCTCGCATCGCCCGAATCCAGTTTGCCGTACTTTGATGCCATCATCGTAGGGGCGGGGCTGGGCGGCCTGAGCACCGGCCTGCACCTGAAAAAGCGCGGCATGCGTGTCGCCCTCCTCGAACAGGCATCACGGGTTGGCGGCCTGTGCGGCACCTGCCAGTTCGAGGGACGCGAATACGTGATTGCGTGCAATGATTTCGGCAAAGCCATGCCAGAGTGGCTTGCCAGTGTCGGCGTTCGTCAGACATTCACCCGTCACAGCACGCACATTCATTACGAGGGTCGCCGCTTCAGCCTGCCGCCAGACCTTCGCAGCATCATCCATCTGCTGCCCCATGGTGCAGACCTGATCCGGTATGCAAAAGGTCAAAAGGCCTCACGAGCGAGCGGATTCAGTCTTTATCCGACGGTGGGTGCGCTTGTAAATGCGACAGTCCGCCATCCCATGGTGGCAGACATCCTGAAGATTCCCGCTTACCTCATGGGCGTTTCTCCCGATACCCTGCGGCTGGATTCCCTGGATGACGAGTTCCGCTTCGCTTACGGCTACACGCAGCCAACCACGCCCGATGGCGGCCCTCAGGCCATGGCGGATGCCATGGCGGAGTGCGTCCGCGAGACCGGCGAGATCTTTCTGGGCACCCGCTACCTCGCCCATCAGGCGGAATCAGACGGCATCAAACTGGTGAACACGGATCGAGGTCAATTCCGCTGCCGCCACCTGATCGATGCAACCGCACGTGAATCGGCCATTGCGCCGGATGCCCGTCGTGGCCTGCCACTGGCCATGTTCTGGCTCGCGGTAGACAGGCAATATAACTGGCCGCGCGGCGTGCATACCAACATCCATTATCCTGCAGGGGTGTCGTCCTGGTTCGGCGCACTGGAACGGGGCGAGCTGCCGCCGACCTTTGGCTTTCATGTTTTCAAAAGCGATCTGGCGACACAGGGCGATTGCAATACCCTCAATGTCTACTTCTATTTACCCAAGGGGCAGGAACACCCCGATGCAGATCTTCAGTCCAAGGTTCACCGCTATGTTTTCAGCCGGATCGAATCCATGCTGCCCGGACTGAATCGCGCCATTGTCGAGCAGCACTTTATCTCGCCGACGCGCTTCACTACCCTGCATGGTATGTCCAGCCGCGTGCTCCCGGTCATTACCGCTGCGGGAGAACCCAAACCTGACAACTACGATGCGGATCGGGATATCTGGTATGCGGGTGCAGCCAGCTTCCCGCCCGGCGATCATGGCAGCGCCGCTGTATTGTCCGGCAAGATCGTCGCCGATCGCATTGCAGGCGCAAGCGCCGACAAACGCGCGCGCTCACATACCGAAGGAGTACCCGCATGA
- a CDS encoding GMC family oxidoreductase: MNAVFEARNTDKQTGKPEWDAIIIGAGAAGAVFANELTTAGLKVLMLEMGPRYSNHRSDFAENEMAMWERVWDNGAYRVTGDGFSGAPNLGFGVGGGTLVWTAVALRMFEHDFKARTTYGQPAGSSLEDWPLTLRELEPFYEEAERQMGVAGTIAPWDPASRCAPPNPAHPLFKGSQLLQQGMKKLGIRSAPGPVAIASRNWRRQSACLNCGFCRSGCRIDAKYQSDHALIDVAQATGRLKLVTGVVVTRIVQDSAKHVSGVNYVDIATRTTLNARARVVIACNNPLELPRLFLNSANPYSPAGLGNQYDTVGRHFFSHLGTIGAGLTPQCLDASVGFNMGNLITLDYARARKGAGYAGGFAIESLNGAGAGVMAVDPYRNLWGSQLKQAMQGFNQSIFTVTFCEGIPVRDNRITVDADRVDAWGLPNAHIHYQLHANDHTVFTDALNTTRSILSAAGATSVAMTDSPFDAHPAGTMRMGHDPKTSVVNPYGKVHGLDNVYIGGSAQFVTGSSVNPTLTLHALAIRSARHIVREFAHNGFAVA, translated from the coding sequence ATGAACGCGGTATTTGAAGCGCGCAATACAGACAAACAGACCGGTAAACCGGAATGGGATGCCATCATCATCGGCGCCGGTGCTGCCGGAGCCGTGTTTGCCAACGAACTGACCACCGCCGGACTCAAGGTGCTGATGCTGGAAATGGGTCCACGTTACAGCAATCATCGGAGCGACTTTGCCGAGAACGAAATGGCCATGTGGGAGCGTGTGTGGGACAACGGTGCGTATCGCGTCACCGGCGATGGTTTCAGTGGTGCACCCAACCTTGGGTTCGGCGTAGGTGGCGGTACCCTTGTCTGGACTGCGGTGGCATTGCGGATGTTCGAGCACGACTTCAAGGCCCGTACAACTTACGGGCAACCCGCTGGCAGCTCGCTTGAAGACTGGCCGCTGACCCTGCGTGAGCTGGAGCCATTTTACGAGGAAGCCGAACGCCAGATGGGCGTGGCCGGCACGATTGCGCCCTGGGATCCCGCCAGTCGTTGCGCGCCCCCTAACCCAGCGCATCCCTTATTCAAGGGCAGTCAGCTGCTGCAACAAGGCATGAAGAAGCTGGGCATCCGCAGCGCACCGGGGCCGGTTGCCATTGCTTCACGCAACTGGCGTCGTCAGTCTGCCTGCCTGAACTGCGGATTTTGTCGATCCGGCTGCAGGATAGATGCCAAGTACCAGTCCGATCACGCGCTGATAGATGTCGCACAGGCAACCGGTCGACTGAAACTCGTCACGGGGGTGGTTGTTACCCGCATCGTGCAGGATAGTGCCAAACATGTCAGTGGCGTCAACTATGTTGATATCGCCACCCGAACCACCTTGAATGCGCGCGCACGGGTTGTCATTGCCTGCAATAATCCGCTCGAACTGCCCAGACTGTTCCTCAACTCCGCCAATCCATACTCGCCTGCTGGCCTCGGAAACCAGTACGACACCGTTGGCAGGCATTTCTTCTCCCATCTGGGCACAATCGGAGCAGGTCTGACGCCGCAGTGTCTTGACGCATCGGTCGGATTTAATATGGGCAATCTGATCACGCTGGACTATGCACGTGCCAGAAAAGGAGCTGGATACGCCGGCGGATTCGCCATCGAGTCACTCAATGGCGCGGGCGCAGGTGTCATGGCGGTTGATCCCTATCGTAACCTGTGGGGCAGTCAGCTCAAACAAGCCATGCAGGGCTTCAATCAGAGCATCTTTACGGTCACCTTCTGTGAAGGCATCCCGGTACGGGACAACCGAATTACCGTCGATGCGGACCGAGTAGATGCATGGGGCCTGCCCAATGCCCACATTCACTATCAGCTGCATGCCAATGATCACACTGTGTTTACCGATGCACTCAATACAACCCGCTCCATTCTGAGTGCAGCCGGAGCAACCTCGGTGGCCATGACCGACTCACCGTTCGATGCGCACCCGGCAGGCACCATGCGCATGGGACATGACCCGAAAACGTCGGTCGTCAACCCGTATGGCAAAGTGCATGGGCTCGACAATGTCTACATTGGCGGCTCGGCGCAATTCGTCACCGGGAGTTCCGTCAATCCGACCCTGACCCTGCATGCACTAGCCATCCGGTCGGCACGTCACATCGTTCGTGAATTTGCCCATAACGGATTCGCCGTCGCCTGA
- a CDS encoding gluconate 2-dehydrogenase subunit 3 family protein has translation MHAPHTRHPAGLSRRFALKSLLTAVAALASLPVLSLSRFTAGKRIQPQIRSLSATFAPMAASVFTSDEAAIVTRLVTLILPTDGTAGAAETGTPAAVISSLSRQDSHTVAGMKQAIAAIDGIARQQFGQTFTGLPDAAANTLTALIATNTQLAPFWAAVRSLAVLHFYAQPAGYQPLGMPGPNLDKGGFPAGHPITSHLCQRTI, from the coding sequence ATGCATGCACCTCATACCCGCCATCCGGCAGGCCTGTCGCGACGATTCGCGCTCAAGTCCCTGCTGACCGCTGTTGCAGCCCTCGCCTCGCTGCCCGTGCTCTCGCTTTCCCGGTTCACTGCCGGTAAACGGATCCAGCCTCAGATCAGATCGTTGTCGGCAACGTTCGCACCCATGGCCGCCAGCGTGTTTACATCCGACGAGGCCGCCATCGTCACCCGACTGGTCACCCTGATCCTGCCGACGGATGGCACAGCGGGCGCAGCTGAAACCGGCACACCGGCCGCGGTCATCAGCTCGCTGTCCCGTCAGGATAGCCATACCGTGGCGGGCATGAAGCAAGCCATTGCTGCCATTGACGGCATCGCTCGCCAACAGTTCGGCCAAACATTTACCGGACTCCCTGATGCGGCAGCAAACACACTCACAGCCCTGATCGCCACGAATACGCAACTGGCGCCTTTCTGGGCTGCAGTGCGCAGTCTGGCGGTATTGCACTTTTATGCACAGCCTGCCGGATATCAACCCCTTGGCATGCCCGGCCCCAATCTCGACAAGGGCGGATTTCCCGCAGGACATCCCATCACCAGTCATCTGTGCCAGCGCACGATTTGA
- a CDS encoding AMP-binding protein has translation MLFLPEANMGDRYLQRVRHMDQVWDALATCTERGIHVYDDATSTMTWQSYADLVNGAGRLASVLLQHGIQKGERVLLCAETTPNFPVLWLALIWVGATPVPMPPRYALTGQYTFRERIGSLLRHFRFYCCHPDEEADIQGIAAEQTLDIRTLSLPALYAETNKQTAPVPPRAVLDASDHAFIQFTSGSTKTPKGILITWANLFANTAAMWERVEVDPLMHRWISWLPLYHDMGLVGMFLASVIAQNNLILISPACFARRPLQFLETAHRYDAHYCSMPNFAYEWILKRMQGSRIPDLSLTQFRWMGTGAEPVSPRTMAAFIERMQPFGLKPGVVSPCYGLAEATLAATLAPPGEGFMLSSDGNQTHVTCGEPVSGMEFNLKDGRIRMRGESVATHALIDGQIECIADPDGFYDTRDRGYFHEGRLVVQGRADEMFVINGENYFPYDIECAARGVEGVLKRRAVCFQLPARDGARGETVLLFERLSESTEQDAMIEEAIRAQVLCHAGLNLDIVRGVAPRAIPVTPSGKLQRLRARTLYLTGHFEHEAIPSVCTEEAG, from the coding sequence ATGTTGTTCCTGCCTGAGGCCAATATGGGTGATCGTTATCTTCAGCGTGTACGTCATATGGATCAGGTCTGGGATGCGCTGGCGACCTGCACGGAGCGCGGTATTCATGTCTACGACGACGCCACTTCCACCATGACCTGGCAGAGCTATGCCGATCTGGTCAATGGTGCCGGGCGGTTGGCCTCCGTGTTGTTACAACATGGCATCCAAAAGGGCGAGCGCGTATTGCTGTGCGCCGAGACGACGCCCAATTTCCCCGTGTTATGGCTTGCCCTGATCTGGGTAGGCGCCACGCCGGTACCCATGCCACCCAGATATGCCCTCACCGGCCAGTACACATTCCGCGAACGGATTGGCAGCCTGCTCAGGCATTTCCGCTTTTATTGCTGCCACCCCGACGAGGAGGCCGATATACAGGGCATCGCAGCAGAACAGACACTCGACATCAGGACACTGAGTCTGCCCGCGCTGTATGCCGAGACGAACAAACAGACCGCGCCGGTGCCGCCACGCGCAGTGCTCGATGCATCCGACCATGCCTTCATCCAGTTCACCTCCGGCAGCACCAAGACGCCGAAAGGCATCCTGATCACCTGGGCCAATCTGTTTGCAAACACCGCTGCCATGTGGGAGCGCGTCGAAGTCGACCCGCTGATGCATCGCTGGATCAGCTGGCTACCGCTTTATCACGATATGGGACTGGTCGGCATGTTTCTGGCATCCGTCATCGCGCAGAACAATCTGATCCTGATCTCGCCCGCATGCTTTGCCCGGCGGCCACTGCAGTTTCTGGAAACCGCACACCGATACGACGCCCACTACTGCAGCATGCCGAATTTTGCATATGAATGGATCCTCAAGCGCATGCAGGGCAGCCGCATCCCCGATCTATCGCTGACTCAATTTCGCTGGATGGGCACAGGTGCCGAACCTGTCAGTCCGCGCACGATGGCAGCCTTCATCGAGCGCATGCAGCCTTTCGGCCTGAAACCGGGCGTGGTGTCTCCTTGCTATGGTCTCGCCGAAGCCACACTGGCGGCCACGCTGGCTCCGCCGGGTGAAGGGTTCATGCTGTCATCCGACGGCAACCAGACCCATGTCACCTGCGGAGAGCCCGTCTCCGGGATGGAGTTCAACCTGAAGGACGGCAGGATCAGGATGCGTGGCGAATCCGTCGCCACCCATGCCCTGATTGATGGACAGATCGAATGCATCGCCGATCCGGACGGCTTTTACGATACGCGTGATCGCGGCTATTTCCACGAGGGCCGTCTGGTGGTGCAGGGGCGCGCGGACGAAATGTTCGTCATCAACGGGGAAAACTATTTCCCGTATGACATCGAATGCGCAGCGCGTGGTGTCGAGGGTGTATTGAAGCGGCGTGCAGTCTGCTTCCAGCTCCCGGCCAGAGATGGTGCGCGAGGTGAGACTGTCCTGCTGTTTGAACGCCTGTCGGAGTCGACAGAACAGGATGCCATGATCGAAGAGGCCATCCGCGCGCAAGTACTCTGCCATGCCGGACTGAATCTCGACATCGTCAGAGGCGTAGCCCCTCGCGCGATTCCCGTTACCCCCAGTGGCAAATTGCAGCGGCTGCGGGCACGAACCCTCTACCTGACCGGACATTTCGAGCACGAGGCTATTCCTTCCGTCTGTACAGAGGAGGCCGGTTGA
- a CDS encoding acyl carrier protein yields the protein MEAVQNTVNELLTDIGGKRKTIAPGKLLVEDLGFDSLKMVELMLAIEDRFDVAIPVADATRIQTVADLYQAVSRLAADVVPA from the coding sequence ATGGAAGCGGTCCAGAATACAGTGAATGAACTGCTCACCGACATCGGCGGTAAGCGTAAAACCATCGCCCCCGGCAAATTACTGGTCGAAGATCTCGGCTTCGACTCGCTCAAGATGGTGGAATTGATGCTGGCCATCGAAGATCGGTTCGATGTTGCCATTCCGGTTGCTGACGCTACACGCATCCAGACGGTGGCCGACCTCTATCAGGCCGTCTCGCGCCTTGCCGCTGATGTTGTTCCTGCCTGA
- a CDS encoding aminotransferase class I/II-fold pyridoxal phosphate-dependent enzyme: MQALPEVSQMTELPTVRRSCTIEGVQLAEWMHSPAMQTPMRPWFLRMVEQSRINGIRPHYIDFMDEEQWLGCANLFVSSTDFSTFDSKLPEHARKTVKSWFPDFMKFDVVECGFFTMIGEALHVRQPADFAPCLEQLQREMSRIATETGATLQLIRDVPLEDFDTWQRVLRPAGFYPVLGFPDSRLDIQWSSIEEYLGALNAKTRLKFRNSLRLDERFDVEVAWCSDFAPLASDLSRLWRNVNQQAGEYSREQLDEAFFRCCAEHPGDHCEVLLFRHKGDIIAFMLNMKGEHDYIVLDWGVDYSFEHYREANLYRAATLLSLERAINTGKKRLDLGITNYTPKMTLGAAVKPLVYFVRHTESPRLSRAFARMLADTIAQPDNTLHDTIKRFNEDLVDIPAAEARVKQEQDDYHHEDLFNRVGRYFRADSMRIGGIYGLYPEFNCAQDSSITFTDERERVLLGTNSYLGAASHPSVVEAALKAIQHYGSGCSGSPLLNGTLDIHNKLERELADFLGSEAVALCSTGYQTNLAGLSALLHPNDVAIMDARNHRSLFDGVKLSGADCLIHRHADLDHMEKLLARTKGRRRMIITDSLFSMEGTIADVRRICDLAETYGARVFVDESHALGVLGEHGRGVCELQGVSDRVDVIMGTFSKSFAALGGFLAGQDDVIDYIKHNAGGHIFSASLPASIIETVRAVLRLIHDEPERRHGILERARYMATHLQDMGYNAPWYGSQIVPVIFGNYTLALAAYKRFMDYGVYVNPVGPPAVPEAYAGFRTSYIATHRWEDLDRALDIFRMHRKDFGYC; encoded by the coding sequence ATGCAAGCGTTACCGGAAGTGTCGCAGATGACCGAATTGCCCACCGTACGCAGAAGCTGCACGATCGAGGGCGTACAGCTGGCGGAATGGATGCACAGCCCGGCCATGCAGACGCCGATGCGTCCGTGGTTCCTGCGCATGGTGGAACAATCGCGCATCAACGGCATCCGACCCCACTACATCGACTTCATGGATGAGGAACAATGGCTGGGTTGCGCAAATCTGTTCGTGTCCAGCACCGATTTCTCTACATTTGACTCGAAACTGCCCGAGCACGCACGCAAGACAGTGAAATCCTGGTTCCCGGATTTCATGAAATTCGATGTCGTGGAATGCGGCTTCTTCACCATGATCGGAGAAGCACTTCATGTGCGGCAACCGGCAGACTTCGCCCCCTGCCTTGAACAGCTGCAACGGGAAATGAGTCGCATCGCAACCGAAACGGGGGCGACACTGCAACTCATTCGTGATGTGCCGCTCGAAGATTTCGACACCTGGCAACGCGTCTTGCGCCCCGCAGGTTTCTATCCTGTTCTGGGTTTCCCGGACAGTCGACTGGATATTCAATGGTCGTCCATCGAGGAGTATCTCGGTGCGCTGAACGCCAAAACCCGGCTCAAATTCAGGAACAGCTTGCGACTCGACGAACGCTTTGATGTCGAGGTGGCATGGTGCAGCGATTTTGCACCGCTGGCATCCGATCTTTCCCGCCTGTGGCGCAACGTCAACCAGCAAGCGGGTGAATACAGCCGCGAGCAGCTTGATGAGGCGTTCTTTCGCTGCTGCGCGGAACACCCGGGTGATCACTGCGAAGTCCTTCTGTTCCGCCACAAGGGCGACATTATCGCCTTCATGCTGAACATGAAGGGCGAGCACGACTATATCGTCCTCGACTGGGGCGTGGACTACAGCTTCGAGCACTACCGCGAAGCCAACCTGTATCGCGCAGCGACGCTGCTGTCGCTCGAGCGGGCCATCAACACGGGCAAAAAGCGGCTCGACCTCGGCATCACCAACTACACCCCCAAGATGACGCTGGGCGCAGCCGTCAAACCCTTGGTGTACTTCGTCAGGCACACCGAATCACCCAGACTGTCGCGCGCCTTTGCACGCATGCTGGCCGATACCATTGCCCAGCCGGACAATACCCTGCACGACACCATCAAGCGTTTTAACGAGGATCTGGTGGACATCCCGGCGGCAGAAGCACGTGTCAAGCAGGAGCAAGACGACTATCACCACGAAGATTTGTTCAACCGCGTAGGCCGCTACTTCCGGGCGGATTCCATGCGGATTGGCGGGATTTATGGCCTGTATCCGGAATTCAATTGCGCGCAGGACTCCAGCATCACGTTTACCGACGAGCGTGAACGCGTTCTACTCGGTACTAACTCTTACCTTGGCGCGGCGAGCCACCCCTCGGTGGTGGAAGCGGCGCTGAAAGCCATCCAGCACTATGGCAGTGGCTGCTCCGGCTCGCCACTCCTGAACGGTACGCTGGATATCCACAACAAGCTCGAACGCGAGCTCGCCGACTTTCTCGGCAGCGAAGCCGTCGCGCTGTGCAGCACCGGTTACCAGACTAATCTTGCGGGCCTGTCTGCCCTGCTTCATCCGAATGATGTCGCCATCATGGATGCACGCAACCACCGCAGTCTGTTTGATGGCGTGAAGCTGTCCGGCGCGGACTGCCTGATCCACCGTCACGCCGATCTGGATCATATGGAAAAGCTGCTGGCCCGCACCAAGGGGCGTCGCCGGATGATCATCACGGATTCGCTCTTCAGCATGGAGGGCACCATTGCTGATGTCCGCCGCATTTGCGATCTGGCCGAAACATACGGCGCACGCGTGTTTGTGGACGAATCCCACGCGCTGGGCGTACTGGGTGAACATGGCCGGGGCGTATGCGAACTGCAGGGTGTCTCCGACCGGGTCGACGTCATCATGGGAACATTCAGCAAGTCATTTGCTGCGCTGGGCGGATTCCTTGCCGGGCAGGATGATGTCATTGACTACATCAAGCACAACGCAGGAGGGCACATTTTCTCGGCCAGCCTGCCCGCATCCATCATCGAAACCGTCCGAGCCGTTCTCAGACTGATACACGATGAGCCCGAACGCAGACATGGCATTCTCGAACGCGCACGCTATATGGCCACTCACCTGCAGGACATGGGCTACAACGCCCCGTGGTACGGCTCGCAAATCGTCCCTGTCATTTTCGGCAACTACACCCTAGCACTCGCGGCCTACAAGCGATTCATGGATTACGGCGTCTATGTCAATCCCGTCGGCCCGCCTGCAGTACCCGAAGCGTATGCGGGATTCCGTACAAGCTATATCGCCACGCACCGCTGGGAAGACCTCGACCGGGCACTGGATATTTTCCGGATGCACCGCAAGGACTTCGGCTACTGCTGA